Genomic DNA from Desulfuromonas versatilis:
TTAACGACTTTTCCAGATCCTCGAGCTTCTGCCTGAGGCTGGTGATCTCCTTGCGCATTTCCGGCAGCTTGGGAACGCACATCTGGGCCTTGAGCCATTCCTTGTGCGGCATGACCGGCAGGCCGGAGAGCACCTGGTTGGGCTCCACGTCCCGGGTCACACCGCCGCGGCCGCCGATGGTGACGTTGTCACCCACCTTGAGATGGCCGGCGGTGGCGGACTGGCCGCCGAAGGTGCAGTGGCGGCCAACCGTCGTGCTGCCGGAGATGCCGACCTGGGAGACCATGACGGTGTCCTCCCCGATCACGCAGTTGTGCCCGATCTGCACCAGGTTGTCGATCTTGGCGCCGCGCTTGATCCGGGTGACCCCGAGGGCGGCGCGGTCGACACAGGTGGCGCTGCCGATTTCGACATCGTCTTCCAGGACGACGATCCCGACCTGGGGAATTTTGAAATAGCTGCTGCCATCCGGGGCGTAGCCGAACCCGTCGGAGCCGATGATCGCCGATGGCTGAATGATCACCCTGTTGCCGATCCGACAATCTTCGCGCACCACGACATTGGCGTGCAGGGTGCAGTCCTCGCCGACGGTCACGCCTTCGTACAGCACCACCCCCGGATAGAGGATGGTGCCACGACCGATGCTGACCCTCTCGCCGACCACGCAGCCGGGGTGGACGGTGACCCCTTCGCCGATCACGGCACTCGCGGCAACCCTCGCACCGGCCATGATCCCCTGCGGTTCGGGCCGCCGAACCTGCAGGTGGGTCAGCACCTTGGCGAAGGCCAGGTAGGGATTGGCGCAAATGACCTGGGCTATGGCCAGCCCCTCGACGGGGTGGCTGAGGATGACCGCCGAGGCGCGGACCTGGGACAGTTTGGCCAGGTAGCGCTTGTGGGAGACAAAGGTGATATCCCCCTCTGCGGCCTCATCCAGCGAAGCAAGCCGCCGGACCTGCAGATCCGGATCGCCAATTACCCGGCCGCCGACCAGGGTAGCCAGTTCTCCAAGCGTTGCCGTCGCCACGAGCCTAGTTCCCTTTTTCCTTCTGGTACTGGGCGTCGTAGGCCTTGATCAGCTGGTCGGTCAGGTCCACCGAATCATCGGCGTAAAGGACCGAACTTTCGGTCTTCTCGAGGACCATGGCGTAGCCTTCCTTCTTGCCAAGGTCCTTGA
This window encodes:
- the lpxD gene encoding UDP-3-O-(3-hydroxymyristoyl)glucosamine N-acyltransferase — its product is MATATLGELATLVGGRVIGDPDLQVRRLASLDEAAEGDITFVSHKRYLAKLSQVRASAVILSHPVEGLAIAQVICANPYLAFAKVLTHLQVRRPEPQGIMAGARVAASAVIGEGVTVHPGCVVGERVSIGRGTILYPGVVLYEGVTVGEDCTLHANVVVREDCRIGNRVIIQPSAIIGSDGFGYAPDGSSYFKIPQVGIVVLEDDVEIGSATCVDRAALGVTRIKRGAKIDNLVQIGHNCVIGEDTVMVSQVGISGSTTVGRHCTFGGQSATAGHLKVGDNVTIGGRGGVTRDVEPNQVLSGLPVMPHKEWLKAQMCVPKLPEMRKEITSLRQKLEDLEKSLKER